One Leucobacter muris DNA segment encodes these proteins:
- a CDS encoding thioesterase family protein, which produces MHMLFRTLWHLWFVGPRGPRLGFGDVSRSRFRAWPTDLDVLRHMNNGKYLSIMDVARFDLIQRNGALDVFKREGWYPVVVGQTISYRKSLNPWMRFWIESRILGFDEQAVYIEQRFVRPDAQRRPEIYARAIVRGRILRRSGGTVPVSEVIEKSGADPEQLRVPDDVLAWGASSRLPSTRSDARSVWE; this is translated from the coding sequence ATGCACATGCTCTTCCGCACCCTCTGGCATCTCTGGTTCGTCGGGCCGCGCGGCCCGCGTCTCGGCTTCGGCGACGTCTCCCGCTCGCGGTTCCGCGCGTGGCCGACCGACCTCGACGTGCTGCGCCACATGAACAACGGCAAGTACCTCTCCATCATGGACGTGGCCCGGTTCGACCTGATCCAGCGCAACGGCGCGCTCGACGTGTTCAAGCGCGAGGGCTGGTACCCGGTCGTCGTGGGTCAGACCATCTCGTACCGCAAGTCGCTGAACCCGTGGATGCGGTTCTGGATCGAGTCGCGCATCCTGGGCTTCGACGAGCAGGCCGTCTACATCGAGCAGCGCTTCGTGCGGCCCGACGCGCAGCGCCGCCCCGAGATCTACGCCCGGGCGATCGTGCGCGGGCGCATCCTGCGCCGCAGCGGCGGCACGGTGCCGGTGAGCGAGGTCATCGAGAAGAGCGGGGCGGATCCCGAGCAGTTGCGCGTGCCCGACGACGTGCTCGCGTGGGGTGCGTCGTCCCGGCTCCCCTCCACCCGATCCGACGCGCGCAGCGTCTGGGAGTAG
- the carA gene encoding glutamine-hydrolyzing carbamoyl-phosphate synthase small subunit: MTTNTGEEVSTPESTTSGVTAPPAAAVPEGGAVLVLEDGSRYDGRAYGATGRTLGEVVFSTGMTGYQETLTDPSYAGQIVLMTAPHIGNTGANDTDMESRKIWVSGFVVRDPARRVSNFRAQRSLDEDLVDDGVVGISGVDTRAITRRIRSAGAMRAGIFSGADLELSADEQLSLVREQAGMAGKNLSEQVTTPERYDVPAADGAERIGSIAVLDLGIKRATVQYLSEHGFDVIVLPASTSLDEIRAIAPDALFYSNGPGDPAASDQQVVLLRELLRDGVPYFGICFGNQLLGRALGFGTYKLPFGHRGINQPVLDKRTGRVEITAQNHGFAVDAPIEGELDAPEGFGRVQVSHYSLNDQVVEGLECLDIPAFSVQYHPEAAAGPHDAFYLFDRFRQLVKDRASAGSASAEGAN, translated from the coding sequence GTGACCACGAACACAGGTGAAGAGGTGTCGACCCCCGAGTCGACGACGAGCGGCGTCACGGCGCCGCCCGCGGCCGCGGTGCCCGAGGGCGGCGCCGTGCTGGTGCTCGAGGACGGCTCCCGCTACGACGGGCGCGCCTACGGCGCGACCGGTCGCACGCTCGGCGAGGTCGTGTTCTCGACCGGCATGACCGGCTACCAGGAGACGCTGACCGATCCCTCCTACGCGGGCCAGATCGTGCTCATGACCGCGCCCCACATCGGCAACACCGGCGCCAACGACACCGACATGGAGTCGCGCAAGATCTGGGTGTCCGGCTTCGTGGTGCGCGATCCCGCACGCCGCGTCTCGAACTTCCGCGCGCAGCGCTCGCTCGACGAGGACCTCGTCGACGACGGCGTCGTCGGCATCTCGGGCGTGGACACCCGGGCCATCACCCGCCGCATCCGCTCGGCCGGCGCCATGCGCGCGGGCATCTTCTCGGGCGCCGACCTCGAGCTCTCGGCCGACGAACAGCTCTCGCTCGTGCGCGAGCAGGCCGGCATGGCGGGCAAGAACCTCTCCGAGCAGGTCACCACGCCCGAGCGCTACGACGTGCCGGCCGCCGACGGCGCCGAGCGCATCGGCTCGATCGCGGTGCTCGACCTCGGCATCAAGCGCGCCACCGTGCAGTACCTCTCCGAGCACGGCTTCGACGTGATCGTGCTGCCGGCCTCCACCTCGCTCGACGAGATCCGGGCCATCGCCCCCGACGCGCTGTTCTACTCGAACGGTCCCGGCGATCCCGCGGCATCCGACCAGCAGGTCGTGCTGCTGCGGGAGCTGCTGCGCGACGGCGTGCCCTACTTCGGCATCTGCTTCGGCAATCAGCTGCTCGGCCGCGCCCTCGGCTTCGGCACCTACAAGCTGCCCTTCGGCCACCGCGGCATCAACCAGCCCGTGCTCGACAAGCGCACCGGCCGCGTCGAGATCACCGCCCAGAACCACGGCTTCGCCGTCGACGCGCCCATCGAGGGCGAGCTCGACGCTCCCGAGGGCTTCGGGCGCGTGCAGGTGAGCCACTACAGCCTCAACGACCAGGTGGTGGAGGGGCTCGAGTGCCTCGACATCCCCGCCTTCTCGGTGCAGTACCACCCCGAGGCCGCCGCCGGTCCGCACGACGCCTTCTACCTCTTCGATCGATTCCGCCAGCTGGTCAAGGATCGGGCCTCGGCAGGCTCGGCCAGCGCAGAAGGAGCCAACTAA
- a CDS encoding aspartate carbamoyltransferase catalytic subunit has protein sequence MRHLLDTRTLSRDEAILILDTAEEMDAAQQREVKKLPALRGKTVVNLFYEDSTRTRISFEAAAKRLSADVINFSAKGSSVSKGESLKDTAQTLQAIGADGVVIRHPASGAPERLARSGWIDAGVLNAGDGTHEHPTQALLDAFTMRRRLFADSSRGRDLDGVSVVIVGDVAHSRVARSNLWLLNALGAHVSFVAPETLLPYGARDWPVTLHHSLDAALRDEQPDVVMLLRIQTERMHAAFFPNEREYARNWGLDDARLGRLGERTIVMHPGPMNRGLEISSRAADSERSTVLEQVANGVSVRMAALYLLLSGSERSTHE, from the coding sequence ATGAGGCACCTGCTCGACACGCGCACGCTGAGCCGAGACGAAGCGATCCTCATCCTCGACACCGCCGAAGAGATGGACGCCGCCCAGCAGCGCGAGGTGAAGAAGCTGCCCGCGCTGCGCGGCAAGACGGTGGTCAACCTCTTCTACGAGGACTCGACGCGCACCCGCATCTCCTTCGAAGCCGCGGCGAAGCGTCTGAGCGCCGACGTCATCAACTTCAGCGCGAAGGGATCGTCGGTCTCGAAGGGGGAGTCGCTCAAGGACACCGCGCAGACCCTGCAGGCGATCGGCGCCGACGGCGTGGTGATCCGCCACCCGGCCTCGGGCGCCCCCGAACGGCTCGCCCGCAGCGGCTGGATCGACGCGGGTGTGCTCAACGCCGGCGACGGCACCCACGAGCACCCCACGCAGGCGCTGCTCGACGCCTTCACGATGCGCCGGCGCCTCTTCGCCGATTCGAGCCGGGGCCGCGACCTCGACGGCGTCTCGGTGGTGATCGTCGGCGATGTCGCCCACTCCCGCGTGGCCCGCTCGAACCTCTGGCTGCTGAACGCCCTCGGCGCGCACGTGAGCTTCGTCGCGCCCGAGACCCTGCTGCCCTACGGCGCCCGCGACTGGCCGGTCACGCTGCACCACTCCCTCGACGCCGCTCTGCGGGACGAGCAGCCCGACGTGGTGATGCTGCTGCGCATCCAGACCGAGCGCATGCACGCCGCCTTCTTCCCGAACGAGCGCGAGTACGCCCGCAACTGGGGCCTCGACGACGCCAGGCTCGGCAGACTCGGCGAGCGCACCATCGTGATGCACCCCGGCCCCATGAACCGCGGCCTCGAGATCTCGTCGCGGGCCGCCGACTCCGAGCGCTCCACCGTGCTCGAGCAGGTCGCGAACGGCGTCTCGGTGCGGATGGCGGCCCTGTACCTGTTGTTGAGCGGATCCGAACGGAGCACCCATGAGTAA
- the nusB gene encoding transcription antitermination factor NusB, with protein MSARTKARKRALDMLFQADVRDESIITIVNAEAQRAAGEPDREASWLYAREIVDGVTDHRDEIDELIMSYAQGWTLERMPNVDRALLRLAAWEILFNDEVPTAVAIDEAVELAKDYSTEDSSRFVNGVLGRIADHAQA; from the coding sequence TTGTCAGCCCGCACCAAGGCGCGCAAGCGCGCCCTCGACATGCTCTTCCAGGCCGACGTGCGCGACGAGTCGATCATCACGATCGTGAACGCCGAGGCCCAGCGCGCCGCCGGCGAGCCCGACCGCGAGGCCTCGTGGCTGTACGCCCGTGAGATCGTGGACGGCGTCACCGACCACCGCGACGAGATCGACGAGCTCATCATGAGCTACGCGCAGGGGTGGACGCTCGAGCGCATGCCGAACGTCGACCGTGCGCTGCTGCGCCTCGCGGCTTGGGAGATCCTCTTCAACGACGAGGTGCCCACGGCGGTCGCGATCGACGAGGCCGTGGAACTGGCCAAGGACTACTCCACGGAGGACTCCAGCCGCTTCGTCAACGGCGTGCTCGGCCGCATCGCCGATCACGCGCAGGCGTAG
- a CDS encoding dihydroorotase — protein MSNPDLLIRGARLAADLTERGADPRSAASVDLRISGGRIVERGAELQPREGERVIDAEGLVALTGLVDLHTHLREPGFEQSETVLTGTRAAAAGGFTSVFAMANTMPVQDTAGVVEQVQSLGDAAGYATVRPIGAVTEDLAGERLSEIGAMAQSRAAVRVFSDDGKCVHDPLLMRRALEYVKTFDGVIAQHAQDPRLTEGSQMNEGALSSELGLKGWPAVAEESIIARDVLLAEHIGARLHICHLSTAGSVEVVRWAKARGVQVTAEVTPHHLILTEELVRSYDPRYKVNPPLRREEDVRALRRAVAEGVIDIIATDHAPHPVEAKECEWDVAAFGMVGLESALPIALLTLVNEGHTSWAELETLLSQKPAEIGRLEGHPAALAEGESADLVLVDPGGASEFDLARLRGLSVNSPYLGMELPGRVAYTVRRGYLTLDGGALVETATVAAAAATAALEGAR, from the coding sequence ATGAGTAACCCCGACCTCCTGATCCGCGGCGCGCGTCTCGCCGCCGACCTCACCGAGCGCGGCGCCGATCCCCGTTCGGCGGCCTCCGTCGACCTGCGCATCTCGGGCGGCCGCATCGTCGAGCGCGGCGCCGAGCTGCAGCCCCGCGAGGGCGAGCGCGTGATCGACGCCGAGGGGCTCGTCGCCCTCACCGGCCTCGTCGACCTGCACACCCACCTGCGCGAGCCCGGCTTCGAGCAGTCCGAGACCGTGCTCACCGGCACCCGGGCCGCCGCCGCGGGCGGCTTCACGAGCGTGTTCGCGATGGCCAACACGATGCCCGTGCAGGACACGGCCGGCGTGGTCGAGCAGGTGCAGTCGCTCGGCGACGCCGCCGGTTACGCCACGGTGCGCCCCATCGGAGCGGTCACCGAAGACCTCGCGGGGGAGCGCCTCAGCGAGATCGGCGCGATGGCGCAGTCGCGCGCCGCCGTGCGCGTGTTCTCCGACGACGGCAAGTGCGTGCACGATCCGCTGCTCATGCGCCGCGCACTCGAGTACGTGAAGACCTTCGACGGCGTGATCGCGCAGCACGCGCAGGACCCGCGCCTCACCGAGGGCTCGCAGATGAACGAGGGCGCGCTCTCGAGCGAGCTCGGCCTGAAGGGCTGGCCCGCGGTCGCCGAGGAGTCGATCATCGCCCGCGACGTGCTGCTCGCCGAGCACATCGGCGCGCGCCTGCACATCTGCCACCTCTCGACGGCCGGCTCGGTCGAGGTGGTGCGCTGGGCGAAGGCCCGCGGCGTGCAGGTCACCGCGGAGGTCACCCCGCACCACCTCATCCTCACCGAGGAGCTGGTGCGCAGCTACGACCCCCGCTACAAGGTGAACCCGCCGCTGCGCCGCGAGGAAGACGTGCGCGCGCTGCGCCGCGCAGTGGCGGAGGGAGTCATCGACATCATCGCGACCGACCACGCGCCGCACCCCGTCGAGGCGAAGGAGTGCGAGTGGGACGTCGCCGCCTTCGGCATGGTCGGCCTCGAGTCGGCGCTGCCGATCGCGCTGCTCACCCTCGTGAACGAGGGCCACACCAGCTGGGCCGAGCTCGAGACCCTGCTCTCGCAGAAGCCGGCCGAGATCGGCAGGCTCGAGGGGCACCCCGCCGCCCTCGCCGAGGGTGAGAGCGCCGACCTCGTGCTCGTCGACCCGGGCGGCGCGAGCGAGTTCGACCTCGCCAGGCTGCGAGGCCTCAGCGTCAACTCGCCCTATCTCGGGATGGAGCTGCCCGGTCGAGTGGCCTACACGGTGCGCCGCGGCTACCTGACGCTCGACGGGGGAGCACTCGTCGAGACCGCCACCGTGGCGGCCGCCGCCGCGACCGCAGCGCTGGAGGGGGCCCGATGA
- a CDS encoding PH-like domain-containing protein produces MSAYSIALLFGAVGVLVLVGMWCSWRARLKRDAAAAASSDEPGGEIIERFPRAGYVSTTAAGAPLERIALPGLRYKGYAEVTVRRDGVTIQVTGERPVHIAADRVLGTGDAGVRIGKAVERGGLSLLAWRADETHGDSEAGGESRTLESSFRFADPAEQRRFAEAIEQILTPAMCGAPGQTDTDGTTQEDA; encoded by the coding sequence ATGAGCGCCTACTCGATCGCGCTGCTCTTCGGCGCGGTGGGCGTGCTCGTGCTCGTCGGCATGTGGTGCTCCTGGCGCGCGCGCCTGAAGCGCGACGCGGCCGCAGCGGCGTCGTCCGACGAGCCCGGCGGCGAGATCATCGAGCGCTTCCCGCGCGCGGGTTACGTCTCCACGACCGCCGCGGGCGCCCCGCTCGAGCGCATCGCCCTGCCCGGGCTGCGCTACAAGGGCTACGCCGAGGTGACGGTGCGCCGCGACGGCGTCACCATCCAGGTCACCGGAGAGCGCCCCGTGCACATCGCCGCCGACCGGGTGCTGGGCACCGGCGACGCCGGCGTTCGCATCGGCAAGGCCGTCGAGCGGGGAGGCCTCTCCCTGCTCGCCTGGCGCGCCGACGAGACCCACGGAGACAGCGAGGCCGGCGGCGAGAGCCGCACCCTCGAATCGAGCTTCCGCTTCGCGGACCCCGCCGAGCAGCGGCGCTTCGCAGAGGCGATCGAGCAGATCCTGACCCCCGCCATGTGCGGGGCGCCGGGACAGACGGACACAGACGGAACGACGCAGGAGGACGCGTGA
- a CDS encoding vWA domain-containing protein yields MVDRGIEERERLRAVGALIGVPVSVTDDDDWELDEAGLRVGLGWYAQRGHGRDEAVALALLQLWESVRGERVTPERARRGRSIVSGRPAAQPLVAAVVRLQAAAELLTALPGMRDRLASAMARSLPEGLGEQARHLQWVALLLAAGFGAPAPTDGADAEVAAEWDALQRASERGDALQRVLAPDPGRGALDRFERALALLLPPYERLLARDARDRGWGEAPRGAEAQEHEGGGASDDFGAAGAGGDAAQQAPDEGGQDGEASAPEDDERARAGEGRQTAEGADLFAAEQAGFVSALLATPLPAEGALLEAMSLPPLEGAPRSSDDPREAGGGAAAANGGLAFSDYRGRAGELADAIERMRAVWARVIAERVAQVRGIGRRPVPEGEMLSPEALARAVAEARAGVARPAAFLRRETRPRRRRRAGSTDYVLLVDRSASMQGRIADAAADAALIMMEALAGVERDVAHAEQRAGIELDLDIRTALVLFDAEPLVVKPLSRGLDDEARRRMDSGIRSPRGSTNDGAALLTAAQQLGIAPGAAGASAAAAADGVERRRLVLLVSDGGSNDPVAAARELRRLRAAGVDVHGIGIGSDEIVRRYAPSSRRVDDPSGIAEAILDLVESELP; encoded by the coding sequence ATGGTCGACCGGGGCATCGAGGAGCGGGAGCGGCTGCGCGCCGTCGGCGCCCTGATCGGCGTGCCCGTCTCGGTCACCGATGACGACGACTGGGAGCTCGACGAGGCCGGCTTGCGCGTGGGACTCGGCTGGTACGCGCAGCGCGGTCACGGGCGCGACGAGGCCGTCGCGCTCGCACTGCTGCAGCTCTGGGAGAGCGTGCGCGGCGAGCGGGTGACCCCCGAGCGGGCGCGTCGCGGCCGTTCCATCGTGTCGGGACGGCCCGCCGCGCAGCCGCTCGTCGCGGCAGTCGTGCGCCTGCAGGCCGCGGCCGAGCTGCTCACGGCGCTGCCGGGAATGCGGGACCGGCTCGCGTCGGCGATGGCCCGCAGCCTGCCGGAGGGGCTGGGCGAGCAGGCTCGGCACCTGCAGTGGGTCGCCCTGCTGCTCGCGGCGGGATTCGGCGCGCCGGCGCCCACCGATGGGGCCGACGCCGAGGTCGCCGCCGAGTGGGACGCGCTGCAGCGGGCCTCCGAGCGGGGCGACGCCCTGCAGCGCGTGCTGGCGCCCGACCCCGGACGAGGCGCGCTCGACCGCTTCGAACGCGCGCTCGCGCTGCTGCTGCCGCCCTACGAACGGCTGCTCGCGAGGGACGCGCGTGACCGCGGGTGGGGTGAGGCGCCCCGGGGAGCCGAGGCTCAGGAGCACGAGGGCGGCGGCGCCTCCGACGACTTCGGCGCGGCCGGCGCGGGCGGCGACGCCGCTCAGCAGGCGCCCGACGAGGGCGGCCAGGACGGGGAGGCGTCGGCGCCGGAAGACGACGAGCGCGCCCGGGCGGGCGAGGGGCGTCAGACGGCCGAGGGCGCAGACCTGTTCGCCGCCGAGCAGGCGGGATTCGTGAGCGCGCTGCTCGCGACGCCGCTCCCCGCCGAGGGGGCGCTGCTCGAGGCGATGTCCCTGCCTCCGCTCGAGGGTGCGCCGCGCAGCAGCGACGATCCGAGGGAGGCCGGGGGCGGCGCCGCCGCAGCGAACGGCGGGCTCGCGTTCTCGGACTACCGCGGTCGGGCCGGCGAGCTGGCCGACGCGATCGAACGCATGCGGGCGGTGTGGGCGCGGGTCATCGCCGAGCGGGTCGCCCAGGTGCGCGGGATCGGTCGCCGGCCGGTGCCGGAGGGGGAGATGCTGAGCCCCGAGGCCCTGGCCCGCGCGGTCGCCGAGGCGCGGGCGGGCGTGGCGCGCCCGGCCGCCTTTCTGCGCCGGGAGACCCGGCCGCGCCGCCGCCGCCGCGCGGGCAGCACCGACTACGTGCTGCTCGTCGACCGCTCGGCGTCGATGCAGGGGCGCATCGCCGACGCGGCGGCCGATGCGGCGCTCATCATGATGGAGGCGCTCGCGGGCGTCGAACGCGACGTCGCGCACGCCGAGCAGCGGGCGGGGATCGAACTCGACCTCGACATCCGCACCGCGCTCGTGCTGTTCGACGCCGAGCCGCTCGTGGTGAAGCCGCTGAGCCGGGGCCTCGACGACGAGGCGAGGCGCCGCATGGACTCGGGCATCCGATCGCCGAGGGGCTCCACGAACGACGGCGCTGCGCTGCTCACCGCGGCGCAGCAGCTCGGGATCGCGCCCGGCGCAGCCGGCGCGAGTGCGGCCGCGGCGGCCGATGGCGTCGAACGACGACGGCTCGTGCTGCTGGTGAGCGACGGAGGGTCGAACGACCCCGTCGCGGCCGCACGCGAGCTGCGGCGATTGCGGGCCGCGGGCGTGGACGTGCACGGGATCGGCATCGGCTCCGACGAGATCGTGCGGCGCTACGCACCGAGCAGCCGTCGCGTCGACGACCCGAGCGGCATCGCCGAGGCGATCCTCGACCTGGTCGAGAGTGAGCTACCGTGA
- the pyrR gene encoding bifunctional pyr operon transcriptional regulator/uracil phosphoribosyltransferase PyrR codes for MRTLLYADDISRALTRISHEIVEANKGTGDLILVGIPRRGTLLAHRIAATISRIEGVDVPVGSLDVTMYRDDLSRQPARAPQPTEMPVAGIDGVTVVLVDDVLYSGRTVRAALDALNDHGRPRAVRLAALIDRGHRELPIRADYIGKNLPSAKHERISLRLEELDGVDEVAIGSVDDPSLAQAPARVRATAPEATA; via the coding sequence ATGCGTACCCTCCTCTACGCCGACGACATATCGCGGGCGCTGACCCGCATCTCCCACGAGATCGTCGAGGCGAACAAGGGCACCGGCGACCTGATCCTCGTCGGCATCCCGAGACGCGGCACCCTGCTGGCGCACCGCATCGCCGCCACCATCTCCCGCATCGAGGGAGTCGACGTGCCGGTCGGCAGTCTCGACGTCACCATGTACCGCGACGACCTCTCGCGGCAGCCCGCACGGGCTCCGCAGCCGACCGAGATGCCCGTCGCCGGCATCGACGGCGTCACCGTGGTGCTCGTCGACGACGTGCTCTACTCGGGCCGCACCGTGCGCGCCGCCCTCGACGCGCTGAACGATCACGGCCGCCCCCGCGCCGTGCGCCTCGCCGCGCTCATCGACCGCGGCCACCGCGAGCTGCCGATCCGAGCCGACTACATCGGCAAGAACCTGCCGAGCGCCAAGCACGAGCGCATCTCGCTGCGGCTGGAAGAGCTCGACGGCGTCGACGAGGTCGCCATCGGCAGCGTCGACGATCCCTCCCTCGCGCAGGCGCCGGCCCGGGTGCGTGCGACGGCTCCGGAGGCGACCGCATGA
- a CDS encoding helix-turn-helix transcriptional regulator, giving the protein MPLPPNPDLTQLRVIIGRERTRAGLTIEQLAEASGVSRQTILNLGSGKHHGDLKTWLKLSRALGVGLDELLAPVWRE; this is encoded by the coding sequence GTGCCACTTCCTCCCAACCCCGACCTCACCCAGCTGAGAGTGATCATCGGGCGGGAGCGCACGCGCGCCGGCCTGACCATCGAGCAGCTCGCCGAGGCCTCCGGGGTCAGCCGGCAGACGATCCTGAATCTCGGTTCCGGCAAGCACCACGGCGACCTCAAGACCTGGCTGAAGCTGTCGAGGGCGCTCGGCGTCGGGCTCGACGAACTGCTCGCGCCGGTGTGGCGCGAGTGA
- a CDS encoding AAA family ATPase: protein MLAFDADPVLREARSIADERRRVRRALRSATGHDEAAEHRADLASLDARLAAILDDPDNRELVDRALVERARVLRLAVAARRERTARDATLASAHAIVGRAVAAGRAPTASEGVRVRELRAAAGAESQRGWRSAITSAERRDGVLEALGALRLREAARQLRGGLLETAQMRGIISEALPAVLRGDPVLLVGETGGAKTALAEHLSRLAVGGEPEFVSGYGDITGAQLIGTHELRAAGGATVSVFVPGPLLRAMTEGRPVILDELNAMPAEFLKRLNRVLQLRPGDAFGVQEDAGREVRIASGFAILATANEQTPHRYRGLDRLSAELVNRFGANAYRVHYPDTGLGYDGFPVENALLATAAVVDRRGELPPGLGVDELFRVARAAFISQQVFAGEHGEGFGDYVSTEREIDGRPGLEEAVLAPRTLVAILQKVAGSAGTVTLDHALTRFVEGVMHREDRRVLALILQGQGFRIG, encoded by the coding sequence ATGCTGGCATTCGACGCTGACCCGGTGCTGCGCGAGGCGCGCTCCATCGCCGATGAGCGCCGCCGTGTGCGCCGCGCGCTGCGTTCTGCGACCGGGCACGACGAGGCCGCGGAGCACCGCGCCGATCTGGCCTCGCTCGATGCCAGGCTCGCCGCGATCCTCGACGACCCGGACAACCGCGAACTCGTCGACCGGGCCCTCGTCGAGCGGGCGCGCGTGCTGCGCCTCGCGGTCGCGGCCCGGCGCGAACGGACGGCCCGCGACGCGACCCTCGCCTCCGCGCACGCGATCGTGGGTCGCGCGGTCGCCGCGGGCAGGGCGCCGACGGCGTCCGAGGGGGTGCGCGTGCGGGAGCTGCGAGCGGCCGCCGGCGCAGAGTCCCAGCGGGGATGGCGATCCGCCATCACCTCCGCAGAACGCCGCGACGGCGTGCTCGAAGCGCTCGGCGCGCTGCGACTGCGGGAAGCCGCCCGCCAGCTGCGCGGCGGCCTGCTCGAGACGGCCCAGATGCGCGGCATCATCTCGGAAGCGCTGCCCGCCGTGCTGCGCGGCGACCCGGTGCTGCTCGTCGGCGAGACTGGCGGCGCGAAGACCGCCCTCGCCGAGCACCTCTCGCGGCTCGCGGTCGGCGGCGAACCCGAGTTCGTCTCCGGCTACGGCGACATCACCGGCGCCCAGCTCATCGGCACCCACGAACTGCGGGCCGCTGGCGGCGCGACCGTGAGCGTGTTCGTGCCGGGGCCGCTGCTGCGGGCCATGACCGAGGGCCGGCCGGTGATCCTCGACGAACTCAACGCGATGCCGGCCGAGTTCCTGAAGCGTCTCAACCGGGTGCTGCAGCTGCGCCCGGGCGACGCGTTCGGCGTGCAGGAGGACGCGGGCCGCGAGGTGCGGATCGCGTCGGGCTTCGCGATCCTCGCCACCGCCAACGAGCAGACCCCGCATCGATACCGGGGGCTCGATCGCCTGAGCGCCGAACTGGTGAACCGCTTCGGCGCGAACGCCTACCGCGTGCACTACCCCGACACCGGCCTCGGCTACGACGGTTTCCCCGTCGAGAACGCGCTGCTCGCGACCGCCGCCGTCGTGGATCGGCGGGGCGAGCTGCCGCCGGGGCTCGGCGTCGACGAGCTGTTCCGGGTGGCGCGGGCGGCGTTCATCAGCCAGCAGGTGTTCGCGGGCGAGCACGGCGAGGGCTTCGGCGACTACGTGAGCACGGAGCGCGAGATCGACGGGCGACCGGGGCTCGAGGAGGCGGTGCTCGCGCCGCGCACCCTCGTCGCGATCCTGCAGAAGGTCGCCGGCAGCGCCGGCACCGTGACGCTCGATCACGCGCTCACCCGCTTCGTCGAGGGTGTGATGCACCGCGAGGATCGCCGAGTGCTCGCGCTGATCCTGCAGGGGCAGGGATTCCGGATCGGCTGA
- the efp gene encoding elongation factor P, whose amino-acid sequence MATSNDIKNGTVIKENGQLWSVVEFQHVKPGKGGAFVRTKQKNVVSGKIIDKTYNAGAKIETANVDRRDYQYLYQDGADFVFMDKSDYDQLTVSGAVVGDSAKFMLENQDVQIALHEGDPLYLELPASVVLEITYTEPGLQGDRSTGGTKPATVETGAEIQVPLFLETGTRVKVDTRTGDYLGRVND is encoded by the coding sequence ATGGCAACCTCGAACGACATCAAGAACGGCACCGTGATCAAGGAGAACGGTCAGCTCTGGAGCGTGGTCGAGTTCCAGCACGTCAAGCCGGGCAAGGGCGGCGCCTTCGTGCGCACCAAGCAGAAGAACGTCGTCTCGGGCAAGATCATCGACAAGACCTACAACGCGGGCGCCAAGATCGAGACCGCGAACGTCGACCGCCGCGACTACCAGTACCTCTACCAGGACGGCGCCGACTTCGTCTTCATGGACAAGAGCGACTACGACCAGCTGACCGTCTCGGGCGCCGTGGTGGGCGACTCGGCGAAGTTCATGCTCGAGAACCAGGACGTGCAGATCGCGCTGCACGAGGGCGATCCGCTCTACCTCGAGCTGCCCGCCTCGGTCGTGCTCGAGATCACCTACACCGAGCCCGGCCTGCAGGGCGACCGCTCCACCGGCGGCACCAAGCCCGCGACCGTGGAGACCGGCGCCGAGATCCAGGTTCCCCTGTTCCTCGAGACCGGCACCCGGGTCAAGGTCGACACCCGCACGGGCGACTACCTCGGCCGAGTCAACGACTAG